The window ATGTTGTCTGTTTAAAAATAAATCCCTAGATGAAATAGAAAAGCTGTTTTCTCATGTTCAATACAAAACGGCTTCTTACAAAGAAAATGAAATTATCTTCTCACCTGTTCAAAAGGCTGATCGAATAGGGATTATTTTATCTGGAAGTGTTGATATTCAAAAACTTTTTCCATCAGGGAAAGTGGTTATTATCGAACGAAAAAAAAGATTTGACCTGATTGCGGCCTCCTCTATTTTTTCTAAAATAGACGTTTATCCAGATGCTGTATCTGTTAGTAAACCATGCACCATTTTATTTATACTAAAATCAGACCTGCTAAATCTGTTTCATATGGATAAAGATTTTATGTTGAATTTCATCGA is drawn from Vallitalea pronyensis and contains these coding sequences:
- a CDS encoding Crp/Fnr family transcriptional regulator — translated: MNNLLLSLQPCCLFKNKSLDEIEKLFSHVQYKTASYKENEIIFSPVQKADRIGIILSGSVDIQKLFPSGKVVIIERKKRFDLIAASSIFSKIDVYPDAVSVSKPCTILFILKSDLLNLFHMDKDFMLNFIESVSNETLMLKHKIGILSLSSIQEKIAGYLIYSNKTYNSYSITLPFSKKAWAEYMNVSRTSLSRELRHLETEGILSFEKRKIHIHDLTKLEKIVSL